In Zhaonella formicivorans, one DNA window encodes the following:
- a CDS encoding glycerol dehydrogenase has translation MIQALNAPSKYVQGVGALQVAEKYIGNFGSEALIIADPFVLNTAQTLLAKGLGKIKYRIERFGGECSKPEIERLKTIAVNEGVDLIIGFGGGKTLDTAKAVAYYAMLPVAILPTIASTDAPCSALAVVYKETGEFEEYLLLPKNPEIVLVDTRIIANAPARFLVAGMGDALATKFEAEASSTRHLPAMSGGIATASALALANLCYDTLIEYGLTAKTAVQRQVVTPAVERIVEANTLLSGLGFESGGLAAAHAIHNGLTVLEETHRYFHGEKVAFSTIVQLVMENRPTDVIFEVVDFCRSVGLPTTLNELGLEGIDEQKLRKVAEAATAENETIHNMPFPVDAQMVYDAILAADALGMLD, from the coding sequence ATGATCCAAGCACTCAATGCCCCTAGTAAATATGTCCAGGGCGTAGGCGCCTTGCAAGTGGCCGAAAAGTACATAGGAAATTTTGGTTCCGAAGCACTCATTATTGCTGACCCCTTTGTGCTAAATACGGCGCAGACTTTACTGGCCAAAGGTCTGGGCAAAATTAAATATCGGATTGAACGATTTGGTGGAGAGTGTTCTAAACCTGAAATTGAACGTTTAAAAACAATTGCTGTCAACGAAGGTGTCGACCTGATTATCGGCTTTGGTGGAGGCAAGACCTTGGATACAGCCAAAGCAGTAGCTTACTACGCAATGCTCCCTGTAGCGATCTTACCTACTATTGCTTCCACCGATGCTCCTTGCAGCGCTTTGGCTGTGGTTTATAAAGAAACGGGGGAATTTGAGGAGTATTTGCTTTTACCCAAAAACCCGGAGATAGTATTAGTTGATACTCGCATCATAGCTAATGCCCCTGCAAGATTTCTTGTGGCCGGCATGGGGGATGCCCTGGCAACGAAATTTGAAGCGGAAGCAAGCAGTACGCGGCATCTTCCCGCTATGTCGGGAGGAATAGCTACTGCCAGCGCCCTGGCCTTGGCCAATCTCTGCTACGATACGCTCATCGAATACGGGTTGACAGCCAAAACAGCAGTACAACGGCAGGTTGTAACTCCGGCAGTGGAAAGGATTGTGGAAGCTAATACTCTGCTAAGCGGACTTGGCTTTGAAAGCGGAGGGCTTGCCGCAGCTCATGCAATTCATAACGGCCTCACTGTTTTGGAGGAAACTCACCGCTATTTTCACGGAGAAAAGGTTGCTTTCTCCACCATTGTTCAGTTGGTAATGGAAAACAGGCCTACCGATGTCATTTTTGAAGTAGTGGATTTTTGTCGGTCTGTTGGTTTGCCAACTACTCTGAACGAGCTAGGACTAGAGGGTATCGATGAGCAAAAGCTGCGCAAAGTAGCAGAAGCTGCAACTGCCGAAAATGAAACAATTCATAATATGCCTTTTCCTGTAGATGCGCAAATGGTTTATGATGCCATTTTAGCGGCTGATGCTTTAGGTATGCTCGACTAA
- a CDS encoding tryptophanase, whose amino-acid sequence MIKLSDGRNLPLDMHKVKIIQRLPFPTVEQRLAAIREAGFNTFLLRTRDMFLDMLTDSGTNAQSDAQLAASMEADDAYAGSESFYKLAEAVREVFGCEYTLPVHQGRAAEHLIAKCFVKPGHVIPMNQHFTTTKAHFVMAGGTVEEICIDEAFNTDSSYSFKGNLDIEKLKSLIFKHGADKIPFIRMESTANLLGGQPFSMANLKEVRAIADQYKIPIIVDTSLIGDNAYMIKRREAGYENRTIGEIIHEIISMADLIYMSARKSCTSRGGLIATRKKEIYDLIAPLVPVYEGFLTYGGISTREIESMAVGLREMTDEYTAGCAADLIEYFVARLSEKGVPVVTPAGGVGAHIDAMRFLPHLDHPQYPAGALAAAIFICSGVRGMERGTVSMDRDIDGTELISELELVRLAVPRRVFTLSHIEYVVDRVAWLYNHREMIGGLTFEYEPEMLRFFLGRLKPVAAGKAASNWDEKLAQAFIRDFSLDM is encoded by the coding sequence ATGATTAAATTATCAGACGGCAGGAATTTGCCACTGGACATGCACAAAGTCAAGATTATTCAGCGTTTGCCTTTTCCAACGGTGGAGCAACGGCTGGCGGCGATCCGGGAAGCGGGGTTTAATACCTTTTTGCTGCGCACAAGGGATATGTTTCTCGACATGCTAACCGACTCAGGCACCAACGCCCAGAGTGATGCCCAACTGGCTGCTTCCATGGAAGCGGACGACGCCTATGCCGGTTCGGAAAGCTTTTACAAGCTGGCCGAGGCGGTGCGCGAAGTTTTTGGCTGTGAGTATACACTACCGGTACACCAGGGTAGGGCGGCGGAACACTTGATTGCCAAGTGCTTTGTCAAGCCGGGCCATGTAATACCCATGAACCAGCATTTTACCACCACCAAGGCGCATTTTGTAATGGCCGGCGGAACAGTAGAAGAAATTTGCATCGATGAAGCGTTTAATACTGACAGCAGTTATAGTTTTAAGGGCAACCTGGATATAGAAAAACTGAAAAGTTTGATTTTCAAACACGGGGCGGATAAGATTCCGTTCATCCGAATGGAATCGACGGCCAACCTCCTGGGAGGCCAGCCCTTCTCCATGGCTAACTTAAAAGAAGTACGGGCCATCGCCGATCAATACAAAATTCCTATTATCGTCGATACCAGCCTTATCGGTGATAATGCCTATATGATCAAACGCCGGGAAGCCGGATATGAAAATCGTACAATCGGTGAGATTATCCATGAGATAATTTCCATGGCCGATCTTATCTACATGTCGGCCCGCAAAAGCTGTACATCCCGCGGTGGCCTCATCGCAACCCGCAAAAAAGAAATTTATGATTTAATAGCACCGTTGGTGCCTGTTTATGAAGGCTTTTTAACTTACGGTGGTATTTCAACTCGTGAGATCGAGTCTATGGCCGTTGGGCTTCGGGAAATGACTGATGAGTATACAGCCGGGTGTGCGGCGGACCTGATTGAATACTTTGTTGCCAGGCTATCCGAAAAAGGCGTACCCGTAGTGACGCCGGCCGGTGGTGTCGGAGCACACATTGATGCCATGCGTTTCCTCCCGCATCTGGATCACCCGCAGTATCCGGCTGGTGCCTTGGCGGCGGCTATCTTCATTTGCTCCGGAGTGCGCGGCATGGAGCGCGGAACTGTATCCATGGACCGCGATATAGACGGCACCGAGCTTATCTCCGAACTGGAGTTGGTGCGTTTGGCCGTACCGCGCCGGGTTTTCACCTTGTCCCACATCGAATATGTAGTGGACCGGGTGGCGTGGCTCTATAATCACCGGGAAATGATTGGGGGCTTGACCTTCGAATATGAGCCGGAAATGCTGCGCTTTTTCTTGGGCCGGCTAAAACCCGTGGCAGCCGGTAAAGCTGCATCGAACTGGGATGAAAAGCTGGCACAGGCTTTTATCCGAGATTTTTCGCTTGATATGTAA